The Vibrio aerogenes nucleotide sequence CGTTATCAGATTAATTTTGCCAGTCGCAGCGCGGGGCTGACGGCAGAGCAAATCGTCGATCATACTGCCCTGCTGGAAGTGATCCGTGATGGCTTCGTGCTCCAGTGGGTGCACGGCATTGTGCGCAATTTCAGCCGCGGCGACACCGGCCATCATCACTCTTTCTATTCCCTGACGCTGGTGCCGTCGCTGGAGCGCCTGGCACTGCGCCGCAACAGCCGCAGTTTTCAGGATTTAACCGTGCCGGAAATCCTCTCCATCCTGATGAAAGAGATGGAAATCAACGACTATATCGACGGCATCAAACGCACCTGCGCCAAGCGGGAATTCTGCGTGCAGTATCGCGAAACCGATCTGGAATTCTTCCACCGGCTGGCGGCTGAAGAAGGGATCATGTATGCCTTTATTCACCAGAAAGACAAACATATTCTGCTGCTGACTGATGATCCGGAAGGCTTCCCGACCCGTGATGAGCCGGTGCTGTATAACAACCTTTCCGGTGGCGTGAGCGACTTACCTTATATTTCTTCACTGTCCGAGCATTATCAGTCGCAGTCGAACAAAATTCAGATGCAGGATTACAGCCTCAAAAAGCCCGGCTACAGCTTTCAGCAGAGCGCAGAAGCGGTGAATATCAACCAGCTGGAAACCTATGAATACTTCGACCATCCCGGCCGGTTTAAAGACGATGGCAATGGCAAAGCCTTTACCCAAATCCGCCTTGATGCGCTGCGCCGGGAATATCACACCGCGACCGGTAAAAGTGACCAGCCTCGTTTGCAGGCCGGGCTGCATTTTTATGTCGGCGACCACTTTGACCCGGCGATGAACCGCGACTGGATTGTGGTGGCATCCAGCCATCAGGGCAGTCAGCCACAGGCACTGGAAGAAGGCAGCAGCGCCGGGGCAACCACCTATTCCAACCAGTTTAAACTCATCCCCGGTGATAAAGTCTGGCGCGCGATGCCTGAGCCTGCCCCGCAGGTCGACGGCCCGTGTATTGCCACCGTGGTCGGCCCGGACGGCGAAGAGATTTACTGTGATGAATTTGGCCGGGTGAAGCTGCATTTCCCGTGGGACAGATACAGCAACACCGACGATAAAAGCTCGTGCTGGATCCGTGTCTCGCAAGGCTGGGCGGGGCCGCAATACGGCACCGTGATGATCCCGCGGGTGGGTCATGAAGTGGTGGTGTCTTTTCTCAACGGCGACCCCGATCAGCCGATCGTGACCGGCAGAACCTATCATGCCAGCAACAAAGCGCCGTATGCGTTGCCGGATAATAAGACCAAAACCGTGCTGCGCACCGAAACCCATCAGGGCGAAGGCTACAACGAGCTGAGTTTTGAAGATCAGTCCGGCAGCGAGCAGATCTTTATCCACGGGCAGAAAGATGCCGATCTCATTACTGAGAATGATGAGATTCATCATGTGAAACACGACCGGCACCTGACGATTGAAAACAACCGCTGGACGCACATTAAAAAAGACAGTCATCTGACGGTGGAAGAAGAAACCCGGGAGAAAATCACCGGTAATCAGAGTCTGGTGATTGATGGCGAAATGCATATCAAGGCCGGAAAAGTGTGGGTGAATGAAACCGGCACAGAAGTGCACATCAAAGCCGGTGAAACCGTGGTGCTGGAAGCCGGAAATGAGCTGACCCTGAAAGCCGGTGGCAGCTTTGTGAAAGTCGATCCGGGCGGTGTGTCGCTCAAAGGCGCGAAAGTCGGCCTGAACTCCGGCGGCAGCGCTGGCAGTGGCAGCGGTTATGCCGGAGAAGAGGCCGAGCTGCCTAATGAGCTTGAATACATCAAAGGCCCGAAAAGCGCCAAAGGTGGCGGCGGTGGCGGTACCGACCCAAGTGGCTCCGGCGGCGGCAGTGCCGGAACCGGAGCAATTGAACAGACCAACGGCGGCGGAGGCGGCGGCGCTGGAGGAGGTGGCGGCGGTGGTTCGTCATCCGGTGGCGGCGCGTCTGGTGGGTCTGCTGCGGGTGGATCGTCTTCTTCTGCTTCTGCGGGTGGCAGTGCGGCCTCAGCTGTTGCGGCAGCAGCAGGTGCGGCGGCTTCCACGGTGGCTGAAAATGTGCCGAAAATCACCAAACAGGCCCTCAAACATGCGGAAGAAAAACATGCGGCAGCAGTCAAACCCTGCCCTTACGCCAACGGAGGTGATGCATGAGTCAACCCATTCACCTCTGGCTGGCCGAACCCGCTTCATCCCGCTACTGGCTCACAGGGTATCTGCCATTTGAGCAGGCACAGCAACATGCTGCAACCCATGAAACACTTCAGGCGGCACTGGCTGATACCGGCGTTTTATTCTCCGGTCCGGCCTTTGCACAGGTGATGGCGATGTCGCCCCGGCTGGTCCGGGCTGAGACCGCCTGCCAGCTTCCGGCTGAGATCCTCAGTCAGGGCATTGGCCTTGAAAGTCAGGCGGACTATGCCGGTATGCTGGCACATCTGCGCAGCCTGCTGATGGCTGCCATGGATGGTGAGGAAGTGCTGTTTCGGTTTTATGACCCGCAGGTGCTCTTGCCGATGCTGGCAACCATGGCACAGGATGAAGTGGACTTACTGCTGGGCAATTTGTCTTGCTTGTGCGGCATCGCAGACAAGGCACCAATCCGTTATCACCGCAGCGAACAGGCTGCTTTTACCCCGCAATCCGCCACCTGGTGGAAAATTCAGCCTCATCATTTAAAACCGGTGTACAAAACAGATGTGCACGCCCGTTCGCTGGAGCGTTACTGGTGGGAGAAAATCCCCGCCACCATGAATCAGCCCGATGACCCGTATGCCCTGATCCTGAGTGCGCTGGAACAGGCGCAACAGCTGAATTACAGCGATACACAAGCGGAACTGCTGGCATTAAGCACGCTGGCGCGGGAAACCGACACCCCGGCAGAGCAACTGGCCGATGTGTTTTATTTCACCGCGGATGAACGCAATACCCTGTACAGAATCAATAAGGAGAATCAGGCATGAGTGCAACCGGCGCAGGCAGTCACTGCACGACGTGTGAAAAATACGACCACTGGATTGAGCTGGTGGTGGTGGATGAGCACAACCAGAGCTTTGACACAGTCAAAGGCACGCTGACCGATGGCAGCGGCAAAAAACACGATATCGAAATCAGCGATCAGCCACTGTTGGTGGAAGGGTTAGCACCGGGGCGGATAACACTCAGCTTGCAGAAAAAACCATGGCTGAAACAGGCGCAGGCGCGCACCCCCAATCAGGCAGACGATGACCCGGTGCAGCAGTGGCTGGATGAGAACCCGACCGGTCATGAGGCAAGCGAACGTCAGCTGCAGAACGCCACCATGGGTGATTTGGTCTCCAAAGGGAAAACCCAGAAAACCCTGCCGGAACGTCACCGGGCAGGTCAGGCAGGCGCACTCAAACTAGCCACGGATAACAGTTATGTGGTGAAAATACAGGGCGCGAATTACATCACCCTGCGGCTGGGCATGTTTTTTGATGGTACGGCGAATAATACTTATAGTGCCAACTGGGGAAAGAAAAAACTGGACGCCTACGCCGGGACCTGGCGCGGTTATTACCTCGCCAATCAAGACAAGCCTTTCAAAGACTGGCCAGCGGAAAGCCTGGAATTTCCTAATGATGACGATTTTCACTGGTTCTGGCAAAAAGATGAAGATGTGGAAAGCAGCGCTGCCAATGAGTGGACTAATGTACAGAAACTTTATGATTTATACATGGAAAAAGCTTTTAACGATGACAATTCTGTTTTCTATCATAAAGAATATATTACCGGTATCGGTACAGGTAATAGTACAGAAATAGCCAAAGCTGATGAATCCACACTAGGTCAGGGATTAGGTACCGGGGATTATGGCGTCACCGCCAAAGTCTCTACAGGGATAAAACAGTTATGTGAACAAATACCTGACTTATTCAAGTTTATTAAAGAACGTTCTCCTGAACTAGTTGATGGAATTACTAAATTCGAATTTGATGCCTTTGGTTTTAGCCGGGGAGCGGCAGCAGCCCGCCATTTTATTCATACCGTCCTCGACGGGAAAAAAAGTCAGTTTGCTAAAAAGCTGCGTAAAACCTGTCAAAAAGAGCAGATTTTTCTCACCCCGGTGTTTGACTGGAAAAACAATGAGCAGTGTGAAGTCACCTTTGCCGGAATTTTTGATACTGTCGCGGCCATTGCCCAGATGAACCACTTCGACTTTACCCCCCATAATACCCGGAACGGAAAGGTGCGCCTGTGGCTGGACCCGAAACGGGTGAAACATGCGGTCCACCTGACTGCCTCTTCACAAACAGAGTACCGCTATAACTTCTGCCTGAACCGGTTTAATCCGGCAAAGAATTTTCATGAACTGTCGCTGCCCGGTGCCCATTCGGATATTGGTGGCGGTTATTTTTCACGCCAGTCCTTCGAGCCGGATTTTTTACTGCCGCTGTTTGAACATAAGCAGATCGCACAAAAAACCCAAATCATCGATGATGACTGGTTCTCTGAACGCGAATATCAGCGTGTGAAGGCAAAGCTGACCGAAAAACTGCAAAAAACTTACCAGATGGAGGCAGAAGCCGGCTGGAATATGGCCGATTATCAGATCCGGTTTAAAAAACAGAAGCGCAAACGGGGCAACAGTGATCGCCGTACCGAGTGGAAAATTACCGGCGAATTATATATTCAGCGGATTGTCGAAGGGGATTTATCACGACTGTATCTGCGGGTGATGTATGGACTGGCTGAGTTTTATGGTGTACCAGTTTCGGACATTAACGAAAATAACTACCCGGTCTGGACAGATCCAGATGAGCTATATTATACCGTACCTGATACCCTGTTAAATTCAGTAACAAAAGAGAAATATCCCTACGGAAAACTATGTCAGGAGATACTTCAAATGGCAAAAAGTGGTGATATGAATACATTAAGTAATTCGTTGTCGCATCAAAGTTTTCAACAGAAAATGATGCAGCTTAATTTGATTCATCATTCATCGTCAACCGGGATCGCTAATCCACCCAATCTCAAACATGGACATTATGAACGTGAAGTTTTTGCCTGCAATAAAAATGATTAAATTTGGCCTTGGTTGTATTTTTACATTGGTATCAGTGTTTGGCTGTGCCTCATCGCCCCCGAAAGATATGCCCGCATGGAAAATTACCATAGCGACTCCCAGCTTTTATAACGTTCGGGTGACAGGAGCATATGGTGTCAATGAGGCCGAAGACTGGACAGTCTTAGTCCATAACTTCACCCAATTATCATGGAGAAATGGCATAGAAAAAACAAAAAAATGGCTATCAAATAATAGTTATGACGGTTTTGGAATACCTTTAAATCCACTGGTCAATATCACCAGCAGACAAATTGGCAGTGGCACCAAGGTATTACCCAGCAGTATCTATGTTTACTGGGTTTCTTATGTCAATCAACCTAAATTCTATGTGACCAGATATGATGTACCAGAAAAGGTACGCAAATATATCCAAACTAAAGATTTTTATACAAGCCGGGATGGTAAAAAACAGTCTTGCTACAAAACAGATTTTGTTTTTGGCTTATTACCCAATGGCCACGCAAAAGTCTGGTTAGCCGGATGTATGACTTATACTTATGTTACTGAACTACCACCAGCACTGGAACCGGAACGAGATTATAATGGCTTCACTTTGGATCATTATCGAAATCCGAAAAGTGGTACTAAAAGAACCGTCATTGATCGGGCCAAAAAAGCCGGAGTCACCATCGACCCAATCCCATGGGATAAAGTCAATCAAATCTACTGGAACAATAAAACTGATAAAGTCGATTCAATTGAAGATTATCTGCCAAAGGCGGAGCAATAAATCCATGCAACCAATCTGTCGCAGCCTTATCAAGATGTTGTCTGTCGTAATAATTGGTGGCTGCGCCTCTTCGCCCCCGAAAGATATGCCTGTATGGGAAATTACCATAGCGACTCCCAGCTTTTATTCTGTTGGTGTTATAGAAGCTTATGGTGTCAATGAGAAAGAAGACTGGACGGTACTAGTTCATAGCTTTATGCAAATTTCCTGGAGAAATGGGATTGATAGAGCGAAAGAGTGGCTGTCAAATAATAGTTATGACGGTTTTGGAATACCTTTAAATCCACTGGTCAATATCACCAGCAGACAAATTGGCAGTGGCACCAAGGTGCTACCCGAGAGTATCTATATCTTTTGGATCTCTTATATCCATCAGCCTAAGTTCTATGTCACCAAATATGATGTACCGGAAAAAGTGCGCCAGTTTATCCAGACCAGACGGACCTATATTCGGCGGGATGGTGTAAAACGTCCATGTTATAAAACAGATTTTGTGTTTGGTTTATTGCCCAATGGCCACGCAAAAGTCTGGCTGGAGGGCTGCGCTACCTATACATATGTTACAGAGCTACCACCAGCACTGGAACCGGAACGAGATTATAATGGCTTCACTTTGGATCATTATCGAAATCCGAAAAGTGGTACTAAAAGAACCGTCATTGATCGGGCCAAAAAAGCCGGAGTCACCATCGACCCAATCCCATGGGATAAAGTCAATCAAGTCTACTGGAACAAAAAACGGTATAAAGTCGATTCAATTGAAGATTATCAGCCAAAGGCGGAGCAATAAATCCATGCAACCAACCTGTCGCAGCCTTATCAAGATGTTGTCTGTCGTAATAATTGGTGGCTGCGCCTCGTCGCCCCCGGAGGATATGCCCGCATGGAAAATTACCATTGCCAGTCCCAGCTTTTATTCAGTTGGCATCACTGAGGCTTATGGAGTCAATGAAGCTAAAGACTGGACGGTATTTGTCCATAACTTTACTCAACTGTCGTGGAGAAATGGGATAGATAAAGCAACAAAATGGCTACCCGATGCTGACTATGATGGCTTTGGTATCCCATTACACTCTTTTGTCAATCTATCAAGTCGACAAATTGGTAGTGGAACTAAGGAGCTGCCCGACAGTATCTATATTTACTGGATCTCTTATATCCATCAGCCTAAGTTCTATGTCAACAAATATGATGTACCGGAAAAAGTACGTCAGGTTATTCAGACCAGGCGGTCTTTTGTTCGTCCCGATGGGGTAAAGCGTCCGTGCTATAAAACAAATTTTGTGTTTGGTCTATTACCCAATGGCCACGCAAAAGTCTGGCTGGAGGGATGTGCCACTTATACCTATGTCACTGAACTCCCACCAATCTTAACACCGGCTAAAGACTCCAGTGGTTTTGGCCCGGGACGTTATTCCGGTGGTGATGCATCTTTAAAAAAACGGGCGGAAAAAGCAGGTGTCACAACCCCGCTGTATCCAATCCCATGGGATAAAGTCAATCAAGTCTACTGGAACAAAAAACGGTACAAAGTCGATTCAATTGAAGATTATCTGCATGAATAAAACAGATCAGCAGCGAACACGGCAAATCACAACATGGCTCAAGCAGGATATGCTGCGGATGAAAGCACTTGAGTGCGTTCGCTTACTGGGGTTACCAGACTGCTATATTGCCGCCGGTTTTCTGCGTAATCTGGTCTGGGACCACCAGCATGACAAGCCCAATGCGACACCGCTTAATGATGTGGATGTGATCTACTTTGATAAGAAGGAACCGCAGCCAGCGCGCTATCTGCACTATGAACAGCTGCTGAAAGCCATGCTGCCACAGGTGCAATGGCAGGTGCGTAATCAGGCCCGGATGCATGTAAGAAATGGAGACGCCCCCTACCACAGCTCACTCGATGCGATGCGTTACTGGCCGGAGAAAGAAACAGCCGTCGCGGTCCGCTTGCTTGATGATGGTTCGCTCGACTATCTTGCCGCCTTTGACTTTAACAGCTTGTTTGCCGGGAAAGTCACACATAACCCCCGGCGTGACTACGCGATTTTTGTACAGCGGGTGAACACCAAAGGCTGGCTGAACCAATGGCCAAAACTTCGGCTGTTCAGCCTCCGCTAAGCTATATTCAAAGTATCACCGGCTCATCCTCTGTCACCCCATGAAACATATCAAAACAATTCATCTGATTCGTCATGCCAAATCCAGCTGGAAAGATGAGTCGCTGGCCGATATCAAACGGCCGTTGAACAAACGCGGCTTGCGCACGGCGCCTGTGATGGCAAAAGTTATCTGTCAGGCCGGATGCGACTTTCAGGCAGTTTTTTGCAGCCCGGCAGTCAGAGCACAAGCAACCATTCAACTGATGCATCAGTCACTGCCTGAACTTGATTTTCACTGGGAAACCATCGCGGATTTGTATACGTTTGACAGCCGCGATCTGCTGGCATGGTGCCGTTCGATGGATGACTCGCTGAATGAGATTGTCATCGTCGGCCATAACCCGGCCCTGACGGATTTATGTGAAATGCTGAGTGGTTGTGAAATCAAGCATATTCCGACGTGTGGTTATGTAAAACTGGTTTCCGCATCGCCGCTCAAATGGCATCAGATTGTGGGAAAAAGCTTTCACATGGCCGCATTTTTAAAACCAAATCAATTCATGTAAAACCAAAGCAGCTCATGTATAACCAAAATAGCTCATGTATAACCAAAATAGCTCAGCCCGACGAAATGACATCAGCGATCTGAGGATAAGTAGCCGGATAAAAAAATACCCCGCCAAAGCGAGGTATCTGAATATGTACAAGCTGAAAATGATCAGGCCAGTTGTGCCAGTAATGCTTTTGCCACACCTTCAGAGCTGGCCGGGTTTTGTCCGGTCACCAGCTTGCCGTCTTCGACAATGTAGGGTGCCCAGTCAGCGCCTTTTTCATACAGCCCGCCCAGACGAATGAATTCATCTTCAATCAGGAATGGCACCACGTCAGTCAGCTCAACACCGGCTTCTTCACTGTTGGTAAAGCCGGTCACTTTTCGGCCTTTGATCAACGGTTCACCGTTAGCCGCTTTGACATGGCGCAATACACCGGAAGCGTGGCAGACAAAACCAATCGGCTTGCCAGCGCGTTCGAATGACTCAATCAGGCTGATAGATTTTTCAGATTCAGCCAGATCCCACAATGGCCCGTGACCACCCGGATAAAAGACGGTATCAAACTCATCGTGATTGATTGTTTCAAGCTTGACGGTATTGGCCAGCGCTTCCTGTGCAACCGGGTCCGCTTTGAAGCGATGTGTCAGCTCAGTCTGGAAATCTTCTAAATCACTTTTCGGATCCAGCGGTGGCTGACCACCCAGTGGAGAAGCTAATACAATCTCTGCGCCTGCATCTTTGAAAATGTAATAAGGGGCCGCAAATTCTTCCAGCCAGAAGCCGGTTTTTCCACCTGTGTTGCCCAGTTCGCTGTGAGAGGTGATTACCATTAATACTTTCATTGCTTTCTCCTGTTACCGTGAAGTTCACGGTCATCTGATTGAGTTGTTGCTGCACGACCCCTTTGCTTTGATGGCGCTCTGAATCCTGCATCTTGAGGTCACTTGGGTATATTGTTTATCTGTGTTATTTCAGCATCTCTGTCAGCATTTCCTGCTTTTGCTGATAAGGTGCCTGAAGCCGCTGACTCAGTTCGCTGTTCCGGCTTTGGACCACAACCGGTTTCGCATGGGAGAACCGGCGGAAACCGTGAATCCCGTGGTACGCACCGATACCGGAAGCTCCGACCCCGCCAAATGGCAGGCTATCAATGGTGGCATGGCTCATGATGTCATTGACCACCAGCGCCCCGGAAGTTGTCCGGCTGGCAAAGGCCTGCTGTTTTGCTTCCTCTTCGCCAAAATAGTAAGCCGCCAGTGGCCTTGGGTGTGCGTTAATATAATCAATCGCCTCACCGGTACTCTGGCAGGTCATCACCGGCAACAGCGGACCAAAAATTTCTTCCTGCATGATCTGCATGTCGTCGGTCACATTCAGCACCAGATGCGGGGCGATTTTCCGGCTGAGCTCATCAAAATCAGGCTCACCTTCCGGCGCCAGGCTGATAATTTCAGCCCCTTTTTGTCTGGCATCTTCCAGTAACGAGATCAGACGCTGATAATGGCGCGGTGAAACAATCGAAGTATAGTCTTCATTGTCTTGCAGTTGCGGGAAACTTTGTGCCATAAATGCTTTGGATGCGGTCACAAAGTCCGCGACCTTCGCCTGTGGCATCAGCATGTAATCCGGTGACAGGCAAATTTGCCCGACATTAAATGTTTTCACCGTCAGTGTGCGCTCTGCAACATGCGTTGCGTCGGCACTATCGTCCACCACAACCGGAGATTTCCCCCCGAGCTCCAGTGTCACCGGCACCAGATTCTCTGCCGCTGCCCGCATAACATGGCGGCCAACGCTGGTACTGCCGGTAAAAATCAGGTGATCAAATGGCAGTGTACTGAATGCCTGCGCCGTATCGGCTTCTCCCAGCACCACGGTCAGTTCTTCCGGATCAAAATAACGGGCGACTAGCTCAGCCAGTAATGATGACGTTGCCGGGGTAAGTTCTGACGGCTTGAGCATCGCAGTATTGCCTGCGGCAAATACGCCCGCTAAAGGTCCAAAAGATAAATTCACCGGAAAATTCCACGGACTGATAATGCCAACCACGCCCAGAGGCTGAGACTGAATCCAGGCCTGGGTTGTACTATCCGGCGTTTCTGCCTGTTCCGGCTGCATCCACTGTTCCAGATGGTCTGCTGCATGTTTTAAAGCGTTGATTGTTGTTGCGACATCCGCCACTAAAGACTGATAAATACTGCGGTGACCGAAGTCAGCACGCATCGCCTGCGTCAGTAACTGATGATTTTCCTGAATCAGGCGGATACTGCGCATCAGTCGATCGCGACGGAGTTCGGCACTGGCAGGGCCTGCCGCCAGTTGTGCCCGTTTCATACGGTTCAGGATAGCGTTCATATCATCAAGAGATTGTGCGGTCATGGCTGTCTTCCTTTGGCTTTTACTGATTTTTCAGCGTGACGTTATCGATTATTTCACTCGCTGTTTGCGTTGAAATCATCATACGACTGATTGCAGTGCAGAGGCTAACAATGCTATTTTACCGGGGGTATAAATATATTTATGGGCTTATCATGTCACTGGTTCGTTTACGTACATTTATTGAAGTTTACCGGCAAGGTTCTATCAGCGGCGCAGCGCGGTCACTCAATCTGACTCAGCCTGCGGTGTCACAGCATATTGCCGGGCTGGAAGTCGCCATTGGCCGGAATTTATTTGAACGCCAGCCGGATGGCGTGAAGCCGACATCAACCGCCGACGATCTGGCAGCTGACATCGGTGATAAGCTGGACAGTGCCGAAGCCGCACTCGCCTCGGCACGGGCCAGATCAATGGATGTCGCCGGTGCCTTACAGATTATCGGCCACGCCGATTTTATGGCAGAAGTGCTGGCGAAAGAGCTGACGCCATTGCTGGAAGACGGAATCCGGGTGCGCATGCATACCGGCGACGGTCCGATGGTCAATCAGATGTTACTGGAAGGCCACTGCGATCTGGGGATTTCAGCCCATCCGGTGACCGACAGCCGGCTGAAAAGCGAGTTAATTCTGACGGATAAAGTACTGGCCGTTGCCGCACCATCAGTGGCTGAACGGCTGAATCAGTCCGGCGATTTACTGACCGCAATGACCCGG carries:
- a CDS encoding LysR family transcriptional regulator, coding for MSLVRLRTFIEVYRQGSISGAARSLNLTQPAVSQHIAGLEVAIGRNLFERQPDGVKPTSTADDLAADIGDKLDSAEAALASARARSMDVAGALQIIGHADFMAEVLAKELTPLLEDGIRVRMHTGDGPMVNQMLLEGHCDLGISAHPVTDSRLKSELILTDKVLAVAAPSVAERLNQSGDLLTAMTREPLVAYNLELSLIDNWLAKNKLSATQVIPSVVAQDMRALRSVLIQGFGWSVLPHYLCQSQIDTGELAIIHPPTGDTEIHYYLIWPPSALRQVRVAHARQILLRHIRHHEIQTALPK